The Verrucomicrobiota bacterium DNA window GGTACGGAGGATTTTGACGGTGGGGAAATTCCCGGAGTTCCATACCCTCTCCCCACGAACCCTCGCTTCCGGGTTCATGGGTTCAAATAGCGAAATTCGTTGGTTCGGGGAAGTCTCACCTCTTTCCTCTTGCTGATGGATCGCTGACGCGGCGGCTGAACTATTCGCTCACATAGAATTCCCGCTTGGAGTTAATTCTGAGCTGACGATAACCGTGAAATATGAACAAAATGGGAATTAAAAATGACGAAAGCAAAGTGCCGAGCGCAAACCAGAGATAAAACCGACCCTTTTTCCCCGGCACGAACAGATTCGCAACAAGAGCCCCAGCAAACAGCACAACCCAAACCACATCAATCCCTAATCCGGAAACAAAATCGAAATCATGAGCAAGATGGCCGCATATACAATAATGCCCAACGGCGTGGTAGATTAAGAACGGCAGCCCAAGCAGAAACAGTATCCGGCTGAGCTTCAAACTCGTTGGCATGCCATTTTCTTCAGCCATAATCGCACCGGGCGATTATTGAAACGCCTCGGGGACACTGGGCAGGCGCGGCGGTTCTTCGTTCTCCGCCGGAGGCGGTTCGGCGGCCTTCACCAAGGCCAGGGCTGCGTCGCAATCCTCGTCATTCACCCACAGCTCCGGCCAGGCCCAGGCGACGGAGGGGAACCCGGGCATGGGCCAGCCCACCCCGACGTTCGAGGAGCCCTGCTCATTCTTGAACATGGAAGGAATGCCATTGGATTCCAACATGCCTTTGATCATGTCGCAAGGCACGACACTGGGAGCAGTATAGATCATTTTCATAGATCTTCGAATTTACGGATGCTTCTTTAGGAAAACCTTAAGATTTCCCTCTGGCCCGCGCTCCGGATAATGCCGGGCTGGGTGCATCTCTTCCCCTGGATGTTCGCGACTAAATCTACGGGACTTGGTGTAGTGTGGCGGATAATAGGTCACTGACACAGTGTCATAGCCTTCTGCGAAGGCGGAAATAATGACACAATAATCATCATAGATACAGGTCCCCAAAGGCCCGATTCCCCAAGGCTTGATATAGGCGGTTTTTGTTATCATCGTGACTTTGAAAGTGCCATTTTCCAGACGGGAGACGGTAATTTCATTCGGGTGATGATATTCCACAATCTTGTTTTCCATCCTGACGGGAAAATCGAGAATCCAGTTTGTATTACGATAATAGCGGATCGAAATCTGCGCATTGGTAAGCACCTCATGGGTGGCATCGTCAATAACCTGAACACTTTGATAATCGGGAAGGGTGCGCCAAACCGGAATAGGAATTAACGCGCAACCTCCCGTGAATAGGAGAAGAATCAACGCCGGGATTACCGCTTGGATATTCTTCCGCATTGAACTTATCGTTCAGGTTTCGCTGATTCAATATCCGCCCTTGCCCAACGCCGGTTTTGCCGGGGCAGCCGAGGATCCGGCGGCTTCGGCGTTCGCGCGCTGTTTGTAATCTTCGAGCATCGCGGCGGTGGCGGTCGCGCCGCAGCGGGTGCCGCCGAGGTCGCGCACGAGGATCAGGCCATCCAGGTCGCGCACGCCGCCGGCGGCTTTCACCTGCACTTTGGCTGAGCAGTTGGCGCGCATCAGCTTCAAATCGTGCTCGGTGGCCCCCTGGTAGCTGTATTTGCCGTCCGCGCCTTTGACGAAGCCGTAGCCCGTGGAGGTCTTCACCCAATCGGCCCCGGCGCGCTCGCTGATCTGGCAGAGTTTGATTTTAAAGGCGTCGCTGCCCAGGCCCGCGCCGCCGTTGGCCAGGTAATCGTTTTCAAAGATGACTTTCACGCGCGCGCCGTGTTGGTGCGCCTCCTCGCAGACGGCGCGGATGTCGCGCTCGACGTATTCCCAATCGCCGCTCAGGGCCTTGCCGAGGTTGACGACCATGTCAATCTCCACCGCGCCGTCCTGACAGGCGAGCTGGGTTTCGTAGCGTTTGGATTCGGTGGCGCTGTTGCCGTGCGGAAAGCCGATGACGCAGCCGACGTACACGCCGCTGCCCTGGAGCAGTTCGACGGCGCGCTTGACGGCGTACGGTTTGATGCAGACGGAAGCGACGCCGTACTTCGCCGCCAGCCGGCAGCCGCACTCCAGGTCCGCATCCGTCATCGTGGGGTGCAGCAGCGAGTGGTCAATCATCTTGGCGAGCTGTTCGTAGGTGTATTTCATAATTTTATGGGTTATTCAAAGTACGGTTGCAGGACGTTCCGCGCCACGGTGAGCGCGCGCTGGCGGCCCGCGAGGGTTTTGCCAAACGTGTCGTCCTCGACTTCGATGCAGAGCGGGCCGTCGTAGCCGATCTCGTAAAGCGCGGCCAGAAAGCGGGCCCAATCAATTTCCCCGAAGCCGGGGATGCGCGGCGTATGCCAGTCCTTCGGGAAGGCGAAGATGCCGACTTCGTTGAGCTTTTCCGGATGCACCTGCATGTCTTTGGCGTGAAGATGGAAGAGTTTGCCCTTGAATTCGCGCAGCGGGCTAAGGGGATCCATCCGCTGGAGCACAAAATGCGAGGGATCGTAGTTCAACCCGAAATGCTTGGAGGGAATGTCGTTGAACATGCGCCGCCAGATGACGGGCGAGGTGGCGAGGTTTTTGCCGCCCGGCCATTCGTCGCGGGAGAAGGACATCGGGCAATTTTCGATGCCGACTTTGATGCCGTGATCTTCGGCGAAGGCGATGATGGGCTTCCAGGTTTTCAGGAAGCGCGGCCAGTTCTCATCCACGGTCTTCGTCCAATCGCGGCCCACAAAGGTGTTCGCGTTTTGCAGCCCGAGCTTTTCCGCGGCGAGGATGACTTTTTTGAAATGCTCGACGGCGACTTTGGAGGCCACCGGGTCCGGGTCCAACGGGTTCGGATAATAGCCGAGCGCGCTCAAGCTGATCTGATACTTGGCGCATAGCGC harbors:
- a CDS encoding DUF2007 domain-containing protein, with protein sequence MKMIYTAPSVVPCDMIKGMLESNGIPSMFKNEQGSSNVGVGWPMPGFPSVAWAWPELWVNDEDCDAALALVKAAEPPPAENEEPPRLPSVPEAFQ
- the deoC gene encoding deoxyribose-phosphate aldolase, which codes for MKYTYEQLAKMIDHSLLHPTMTDADLECGCRLAAKYGVASVCIKPYAVKRAVELLQGSGVYVGCVIGFPHGNSATESKRYETQLACQDGAVEIDMVVNLGKALSGDWEYVERDIRAVCEEAHQHGARVKVIFENDYLANGGAGLGSDAFKIKLCQISERAGADWVKTSTGYGFVKGADGKYSYQGATEHDLKLMRANCSAKVQVKAAGGVRDLDGLILVRDLGGTRCGATATAAMLEDYKQRANAEAAGSSAAPAKPALGKGGY
- a CDS encoding sugar phosphate isomerase/epimerase yields the protein MKLGFFTAILADQNLQQVLEFAAQNQFACLEVACWPAGKAERKFAGVTHLDVAGFTPAQADDVNALCAKYQISLSALGYYPNPLDPDPVASKVAVEHFKKVILAAEKLGLQNANTFVGRDWTKTVDENWPRFLKTWKPIIAFAEDHGIKVGIENCPMSFSRDEWPGGKNLATSPVIWRRMFNDIPSKHFGLNYDPSHFVLQRMDPLSPLREFKGKLFHLHAKDMQVHPEKLNEVGIFAFPKDWHTPRIPGFGEIDWARFLAALYEIGYDGPLCIEVEDDTFGKTLAGRQRALTVARNVLQPYFE